The following coding sequences lie in one Aulosira sp. FACHB-615 genomic window:
- a CDS encoding four helix bundle protein yields the protein MSRESFKNHGDLEVYKMAFDTAMQIFELSKKFPIEEKYSLTDQIRRASRSVCANFAEAWRKRRYEAAFIAKLCDAEAEAAFPQTWIEFAVQCHYVDIETGRNLYKAYNSILGMLVTMIHNSNKWIIPKDKK from the coding sequence ATGAGTAGAGAGTCATTTAAAAATCATGGAGATTTAGAAGTTTATAAGATGGCGTTTGATACTGCTATGCAGATTTTTGAGTTATCGAAGAAGTTTCCTATTGAAGAAAAATATTCATTGACTGATCAAATTCGTCGTGCTTCACGTTCCGTTTGTGCCAATTTTGCAGAAGCATGGCGAAAACGTCGGTATGAGGCAGCGTTTATTGCTAAACTTTGTGACGCAGAAGCAGAAGCTGCGTTTCCGCAGACTTGGATTGAATTTGCTGTTCAATGTCATTATGTAGATATCGAAACTGGACGCAACCTTTATAAAGCCTATAATTCGATTCTCGGAATGCTTGTGACTATGATTCATAACTCAAATAAATGGATAATTCCTAAAGATAAAAAATAA